A genome region from Hydrogenoanaerobacterium saccharovorans includes the following:
- a CDS encoding homoserine dehydrogenase: MLKIAVMGHGVVGSGVLEVFYKNRASMQRKANKEMDIKYVLDLRDFPGLPYSDKFIKDFELIVNDPEINIVVEVMGGLNPAFTYVKRCLEAGKSVVTSNKELVAAKGAELLKIANDHDVNFFFEASVGGGIPIIRPLHACLVANEIDEIAGILNGTTNFILTKMIREQMTFSDALALAQKLGYAERNPAADVEGHDACRKICILASLAFGKHVYPDEVYTDGITKLTLEDVEYAKNWGGVIKLIGRAKRMPNGKVSVMVSPAFISSDSQLSSVDDVFNAVLVRGDATGDVVFYGKGAGKLPTASAVVADVVDAAKAEHSSTSLRWENNPQHNTAVNYLDTKASMYVRIGYDNYDKAIKVINDLFGEIVPIYRSGAEDEFAFITPILTERELSEKIKQITQNGLQVLGSVRVLDY; this comes from the coding sequence ATGTTGAAAATAGCGGTTATGGGCCACGGTGTAGTTGGCTCGGGTGTGCTCGAGGTTTTTTATAAAAACCGTGCCAGCATGCAGCGAAAAGCCAATAAAGAGATGGATATCAAATATGTACTGGATTTGAGAGACTTCCCGGGTCTGCCGTATTCCGACAAGTTCATCAAAGATTTCGAGCTGATTGTCAACGATCCTGAAATCAACATTGTAGTGGAAGTGATGGGTGGATTAAACCCTGCTTTTACATATGTTAAACGCTGCCTTGAAGCAGGCAAAAGTGTTGTTACCTCTAACAAAGAACTGGTTGCGGCAAAGGGTGCAGAACTGCTTAAAATTGCAAACGACCATGATGTAAACTTCTTTTTTGAGGCAAGCGTTGGTGGCGGTATTCCTATCATCCGCCCGTTGCATGCATGCCTTGTGGCGAATGAAATTGACGAGATTGCAGGTATTTTAAACGGCACTACCAACTTTATTTTGACAAAGATGATTCGTGAACAGATGACATTTTCGGATGCGCTGGCATTGGCACAAAAGCTTGGCTACGCAGAGCGTAACCCCGCTGCCGATGTAGAGGGCCATGATGCCTGCCGTAAAATTTGTATTTTGGCATCGCTTGCATTTGGTAAACATGTGTACCCCGATGAAGTTTATACAGACGGAATTACAAAACTAACCCTGGAGGATGTGGAATACGCAAAAAACTGGGGCGGTGTGATTAAACTAATCGGCAGAGCAAAACGTATGCCAAACGGCAAGGTTTCTGTAATGGTCAGCCCTGCTTTTATAAGCAGCGACAGCCAGCTTTCGAGTGTGGACGATGTGTTTAACGCGGTACTGGTACGCGGCGATGCTACAGGAGATGTGGTGTTCTACGGCAAGGGTGCAGGTAAGTTGCCCACTGCATCTGCAGTTGTGGCAGACGTTGTGGATGCTGCCAAAGCAGAGCACAGCAGCACATCTCTTCGTTGGGAGAATAACCCACAGCATAATACAGCGGTGAATTACCTCGATACCAAAGCGAGCATGTATGTTCGAATAGGGTACGATAATTATGATAAAGCAATTAAGGTAATCAATGATTTGTTTGGTGAAATAGTGCCAATTTACCGCAGCGGAGCAGAGGATGAATTTGCATTTATTACTCCTATACTCACCGAACGTGAGCTGAGCGAAAAGATAAAACAAATTACCCAAAATGGTTTGCAGGTGCTTGGCAGCGTAAGAGTGTTGGATTACTAA
- the ytvI gene encoding sporulation integral membrane protein YtvI encodes MTLDGKRKFIIDVLYAVVVAALAFFIFKYLIWWILPLVLGFVISFVLKPVVNLVYRMSSATRQFCAAIVLLCVYAALFALIWLLLLQLMTCLRTLVSSLPQTYNTVVVPTVEGLSNQVSALLSGFFPELGVQFVTLSDTITKQVGTFINGVSTHLIEGIGVCVKAIPAFCLTFLFTILSSFFISMDYTNVVSFFARLVPKHHRKTLFAVKDFLVKIVFKYARAYLLLLFITFAELFAGLWLLRVPQSFYWAAGIAAADLLPAIGTGLILIPWAVLSFTQGNRFLGIGLLILYGVITIARNIIEPKIIGDHIGLPPLVTVTSMFLGLKLFGAVGMFLAPVLVLILKFLNDSGTIHLWEIPPKQKE; translated from the coding sequence TTGACACTGGACGGCAAACGAAAATTTATAATAGATGTTCTTTATGCCGTCGTTGTGGCGGCACTTGCGTTTTTTATTTTTAAATATTTAATATGGTGGATACTGCCGCTGGTACTGGGCTTTGTTATATCGTTCGTGCTAAAACCTGTTGTAAATCTGGTATACCGAATGTCCAGTGCTACGCGGCAATTTTGTGCGGCGATTGTATTGCTGTGCGTTTATGCTGCATTGTTTGCGCTCATTTGGTTGTTACTCCTCCAGTTAATGACCTGTTTGCGCACATTGGTTTCATCACTGCCGCAAACCTATAATACTGTGGTTGTACCTACCGTTGAAGGCCTCAGCAATCAGGTTTCGGCACTGCTTAGCGGCTTTTTTCCCGAACTTGGTGTACAGTTCGTTACTCTTTCGGATACAATTACAAAACAGGTAGGCACTTTTATTAATGGTGTTTCAACTCATTTGATTGAAGGCATTGGTGTTTGCGTAAAAGCAATTCCTGCCTTTTGCCTCACTTTTTTGTTTACCATCTTATCATCCTTTTTTATCTCGATGGATTATACCAACGTTGTGAGCTTTTTTGCAAGGTTGGTTCCCAAGCATCACCGAAAAACGTTGTTTGCCGTTAAAGATTTTCTTGTCAAAATCGTATTCAAGTACGCTAGAGCATACTTGCTTTTGCTTTTTATCACCTTTGCAGAGTTATTTGCAGGGCTTTGGCTGCTGCGCGTTCCTCAAAGTTTTTATTGGGCAGCCGGCATTGCAGCAGCAGACCTTTTGCCCGCTATAGGCACCGGGCTGATTCTCATCCCTTGGGCAGTGTTATCATTTACGCAGGGCAACCGCTTTTTGGGCATTGGTTTGCTCATCTTGTACGGGGTTATCACCATAGCGCGCAATATTATCGAGCCCAAAATCATCGGTGATCATATCGGGCTGCCGCCGCTCGTCACTGTCACTTCCATGTTTTTAGGGCTGAAGCTGTTTGGCGCTGTGGGGATGTTTCTTGCACCTGTTCTTGTTCTGATTTTAAAATTTTTAAATGACAGCGGAACAATTCATCTGTGGGAAATCCCGCCAAAACAAAAAGAATAA
- a CDS encoding VOC family protein, translating into MKFNFAHNNLNVFNLEKSLAFYKEALGLHEVRRKAADDGSFILAFLTDENESYQLELTWLRDRQDPYNLGDNEIHLAFTTNDMEAAHAKHKAMDCICFENPAMGIYFICDPDGYWLEIVPQKD; encoded by the coding sequence ATGAAATTTAATTTTGCACACAATAACCTGAATGTATTCAATTTAGAAAAATCTCTTGCTTTTTACAAAGAGGCACTGGGACTGCATGAAGTACGCAGAAAAGCTGCAGACGACGGCAGTTTTATTTTAGCTTTTCTTACCGATGAGAACGAAAGTTATCAGCTTGAACTGACATGGCTGCGTGACCGCCAAGACCCCTACAATTTGGGAGACAACGAAATTCACCTTGCATTCACCACCAACGATATGGAAGCGGCACATGCAAAACATAAAGCAATGGATTGCATCTGTTTTGAAAACCCTGCAATGGGCATTTATTTTATCTGTGATCCGGACGGGTACTGGCTGGAAATAGTACCGCAAAAAGATTAA
- a CDS encoding aspartate kinase: MALIVQKFGGTSVANAERIFNVAKIITETYSEGNDVIAVVSAQGDTTDDLIEKAAEINTNASQREMDVLLSAGEQISMSLLAMAIDKMGFPVKSLTGWQAGFLTDSSHTRARIRRINKERIENEIGKRNIVIVAGFQGINRYDDITTLGRGGSDTSAVALAAALHADNCQIYTDVDGVYTADPRVVPKAQKLDEITYDEMLELASLGANVLHNRSVEMAKKYSVPMEVLSSLERKPGTQIKEVIKMEKMLIKGVARDNDVARISIIGVPDTPGVAFKIFSQLAAKKVNVDIILQSIGRDGTKDISFTTSRSHKDTAMDILNGISDNLNAHGVVCDDNISKVSVVGAGMQSNPGVASKMFEALSEAGVNIQMISTSEIKISVLIDLKDSEKALNAIHDAFINED; encoded by the coding sequence ATGGCTCTGATTGTTCAGAAATTCGGCGGCACATCGGTTGCTAATGCCGAGCGCATTTTTAACGTAGCAAAGATTATTACCGAGACATATTCAGAGGGCAATGACGTAATCGCTGTAGTGTCTGCACAGGGCGATACTACGGACGATCTGATTGAAAAAGCTGCCGAGATTAATACGAATGCATCGCAGCGCGAGATGGACGTGCTGCTTTCTGCGGGCGAGCAAATTTCAATGTCTCTATTGGCAATGGCAATCGATAAAATGGGTTTTCCGGTGAAATCTCTTACCGGTTGGCAGGCAGGCTTTTTAACCGATAGCAGCCACACCCGTGCCAGAATTCGCCGAATTAACAAAGAGCGCATCGAAAATGAAATTGGCAAGCGTAATATTGTGATTGTAGCGGGTTTTCAAGGTATTAACCGTTACGATGATATTACAACGCTTGGTCGCGGTGGCTCCGATACCAGTGCCGTGGCGTTGGCGGCAGCACTGCATGCCGATAACTGCCAAATTTACACCGATGTAGACGGCGTTTACACCGCCGACCCGCGTGTTGTACCCAAAGCACAAAAATTGGATGAGATTACTTACGACGAAATGCTGGAGCTTGCATCGCTGGGTGCAAATGTTCTGCATAACCGTTCTGTAGAGATGGCAAAAAAATATTCGGTGCCGATGGAGGTACTGTCTAGTCTGGAAAGAAAACCAGGGACACAGATTAAGGAGGTTATCAAAATGGAGAAAATGTTAATCAAAGGCGTAGCACGTGACAACGACGTCGCTCGTATTTCTATTATCGGCGTACCGGACACTCCGGGTGTTGCGTTTAAAATATTCTCTCAGTTAGCAGCAAAAAAGGTCAACGTCGATATCATCCTTCAGTCTATCGGCCGTGACGGAACGAAAGACATTAGCTTTACCACTTCTCGTTCACATAAAGACACTGCGATGGATATATTGAACGGCATTAGCGATAACCTGAATGCACATGGCGTTGTGTGCGACGATAATATTTCAAAAGTATCTGTAGTTGGTGCAGGTATGCAAAGCAATCCCGGTGTTGCATCCAAAATGTTCGAGGCTCTTTCTGAGGCGGGTGTCAACATCCAGATGATTTCAACCAGTGAAATTAAAATTTCGGTACTCATCGACCTGAAAGATTCTGAAAAGGCTTTGAACGCTATCCACGATGCGTTCATCAACGAAGATTAA
- the thrB gene encoding homoserine kinase: protein MIKVQIPATSANIGAGFDSLGLAVSMYNYVNLEEQDSIEIVALDGVPIPTDESNLVYQCVKYIYDLCDKPLKGIRIEQINNIPMARGLGSSSACIVGGLVGANAMLGNPLRTSDLVNIAATMEGHPDNSTPALLGGLVTAVLENGKVYYVKQEIAEDLRFVTIIPDFELKTKFAREALPKEIPHKDGVFNLSRAALMSVSLYSRNYQNLRIAADDRLHQPYRLSLINGAHDVLEMSYKHGAYASYISGAGSTLMSIISSGNFEFEGIVREYLQENGLDGWKVNVLSIDNEGTRIIP, encoded by the coding sequence ATGATAAAGGTACAAATTCCCGCTACCAGTGCTAATATCGGTGCGGGCTTTGATAGCCTTGGTCTTGCGGTTTCGATGTACAATTATGTAAATTTAGAGGAGCAGGACAGCATTGAAATAGTAGCACTGGACGGTGTACCAATACCAACCGATGAAAGCAACCTGGTTTACCAGTGTGTAAAATATATTTATGATTTATGCGATAAACCGCTGAAAGGTATTCGCATTGAGCAAATCAATAATATCCCAATGGCACGCGGCTTGGGCAGCTCGTCTGCCTGCATTGTCGGCGGTTTGGTGGGTGCCAATGCCATGCTCGGCAACCCCTTGCGCACGAGCGACCTTGTTAATATAGCCGCAACGATGGAAGGGCATCCCGACAACTCCACCCCCGCACTGCTTGGTGGTTTGGTTACTGCGGTGCTTGAAAACGGCAAAGTATACTATGTAAAACAAGAGATTGCAGAAGATTTGCGCTTTGTTACCATCATTCCCGATTTTGAACTCAAAACTAAGTTTGCGCGCGAGGCATTGCCCAAAGAAATACCGCATAAAGACGGAGTCTTTAATCTTTCGCGCGCTGCTCTAATGTCTGTTTCGTTGTATTCGCGCAATTATCAAAACCTGCGCATTGCAGCAGATGACCGTTTGCATCAGCCCTATCGCCTTTCACTCATTAACGGCGCACACGATGTGCTTGAAATGAGCTATAAGCACGGTGCCTATGCTTCGTACATCAGCGGTGCAGGCAGCACTTTGATGTCTATCATCAGTTCGGGCAACTTTGAGTTCGAGGGGATCGTACGTGAGTATCTCCAAGAAAACGGGCTTGACGGATGGAAAGTAAATGTTCTGTCCATCGACAACGAAGGTACCAGAATAATCCCTTAA
- a CDS encoding ACT domain-containing protein translates to MDKPKFLLVDTDVLPDVFLKVVYAKKMIAQGKAKSSSEAAKLAGISRSAFYKYKDCVQQYNSKMSDNIVTIYATLADEPGVLSSVISQLYTSGANILTLNQNIPVDSVAHVSISAKINSINCTEQELIMQIKGLTGVVEAKLLSGS, encoded by the coding sequence ATGGATAAACCAAAATTTTTGCTTGTTGACACGGATGTTTTGCCCGATGTGTTTTTAAAGGTTGTTTATGCCAAAAAAATGATTGCGCAGGGCAAAGCAAAAAGCTCCAGCGAAGCGGCAAAACTTGCAGGCATTTCGCGCAGTGCTTTTTATAAATACAAAGATTGTGTACAGCAGTACAACAGTAAAATGAGCGATAACATAGTTACCATATATGCCACACTTGCCGACGAACCGGGAGTATTATCCTCCGTTATATCGCAGCTGTACACCTCGGGCGCGAATATTTTAACACTCAACCAAAATATTCCTGTAGATTCGGTGGCGCATGTATCGATTTCGGCAAAAATCAATTCTATCAACTGTACAGAGCAAGAGTTGATTATGCAAATTAAGGGGCTTACCGGTGTGGTAGAGGCAAAGCTGCTTTCGGGCAGCTAA
- a CDS encoding transglycosylase domain-containing protein — protein sequence MGSYNNLPERSRRPVNRNPQGSRNQAGNQNNTNQSRPSRNKRSSASVMRGVKGTFSIIGKTFVTIFLIMVITGSIVASVMTVYIVNFLDDQTEFDLRNLELNYTTTLYAKNAESGEDYPLQVIKGNENRIWVDFDKIPKQMQLAAMAAEDKRFQTHQGVDWKMTFKAFLKMVFGGETTGGSTITQQLIKNISGDKQVRIDRKLREIFRALALEKEYSKDDIMEAYLNTATTGNNVYGVQAAANLFFDKNVDELDTAESAAIIAITQNPSKYELLNHEERNRERRAYVLNNMLDIELTQLKARLDGKAKTEYGPVVGGKISKSEYEAEKSKLKQHYDAARQQQLVIKTSTAQKTRSETYTYFVDYVIEEVIADMCSQLGYEKQAAWDLVYNGGLSIYTTVDEKIQDILDEKFITNEIQYNPQKSIFQKVTGYYITNGGKSYGQSLGDKQPQSAMVIMDYEGNIRGIAGGRGEKTGDRTFNLATDGVRQTGSSIKPISVYAPAIDLDLVHWSYLTDDSPFGYLVNGQLVRASDAVKTVQETDEEGNVVEKRVAAGTPWPTNYDYNGQGRLTIDRAIQNSVNTIAVKTLDMLTPQVAYDFLKNNLGINSLNPDHDIDYSPLALGGMSGGISVLDMTAAYQIFGNGGLYYEPHSYTKVVDNQGNVLLEANDVPRRVISEDTAEVMNKLLQSVVSGGTGAAARLGNLPTMGKTGTSSMDKDQWFIGGTPYYVSALWFGYDKENAGIPHYNPYPPPQIWKRVMTDVSKGQPNKAFPTSGNVVQKAYCTETGDLATPSCPKTAMGWYKESSLPGNCTLHSGAIESEEISEEEE from the coding sequence ATGGGTTCTTACAATAATCTGCCGGAACGTTCGCGGCGTCCTGTAAATCGAAATCCGCAGGGCAGCAGAAACCAAGCCGGCAACCAAAACAATACAAACCAAAGCCGCCCTTCTCGTAACAAGCGCAGTTCTGCGTCGGTTATGCGGGGAGTAAAAGGCACTTTTTCCATTATCGGTAAAACCTTTGTTACCATCTTTTTAATTATGGTAATTACAGGTTCGATTGTGGCGTCGGTTATGACGGTTTATATTGTAAATTTTCTTGATGATCAAACCGAATTCGACTTGAGAAATTTGGAACTGAACTATACTACCACATTATATGCAAAAAACGCCGAATCGGGTGAAGATTATCCGCTGCAGGTGATAAAAGGCAACGAAAACCGCATTTGGGTGGATTTTGATAAAATCCCAAAGCAAATGCAGCTTGCTGCCATGGCAGCCGAGGACAAACGCTTTCAAACGCACCAAGGCGTTGACTGGAAAATGACCTTCAAGGCATTTTTAAAGATGGTGTTTGGCGGCGAAACAACGGGTGGTTCTACCATAACACAGCAGCTAATTAAAAATATTTCGGGCGATAAGCAAGTTCGAATAGACCGTAAACTCAGAGAGATTTTTCGTGCTTTGGCGTTAGAAAAAGAATATTCCAAAGACGATATTATGGAGGCATACCTAAATACGGCAACAACAGGTAATAACGTATACGGTGTGCAGGCTGCTGCCAACTTATTCTTTGATAAAAACGTGGACGAGCTGGATACCGCGGAAAGTGCTGCAATTATTGCTATAACGCAGAACCCAAGCAAATACGAGCTGCTCAACCATGAAGAAAGAAACCGTGAAAGACGAGCCTATGTACTGAATAATATGCTTGATATTGAGTTGACCCAGCTCAAAGCAAGGCTGGACGGCAAGGCAAAAACAGAATACGGGCCTGTAGTTGGCGGTAAAATAAGCAAAAGTGAGTATGAAGCTGAAAAAAGCAAGCTAAAACAGCATTATGATGCTGCTCGGCAGCAACAACTTGTAATTAAAACCAGTACCGCGCAAAAAACCCGTTCTGAAACTTACACTTACTTTGTAGACTACGTAATTGAAGAAGTGATTGCCGATATGTGTTCGCAGCTTGGCTACGAAAAACAGGCGGCATGGGATTTGGTTTATAACGGTGGTCTTTCAATTTACACAACCGTTGATGAGAAAATTCAGGACATCTTGGATGAAAAGTTTATAACAAACGAGATTCAGTACAATCCGCAAAAATCAATTTTCCAAAAAGTAACCGGATATTACATTACAAACGGCGGTAAATCTTACGGCCAAAGCCTTGGCGATAAGCAACCGCAGAGTGCGATGGTTATTATGGATTATGAGGGCAACATCAGAGGAATTGCGGGAGGCAGGGGAGAAAAGACAGGTGACCGTACTTTTAACCTCGCCACAGACGGTGTTCGTCAGACAGGTTCGTCCATCAAACCGATATCTGTCTATGCACCCGCTATAGACCTCGACCTTGTGCATTGGTCATATCTCACTGATGACAGTCCGTTTGGTTACCTTGTGAACGGGCAGCTTGTCCGTGCATCGGATGCGGTAAAAACCGTACAGGAGACGGATGAGGAAGGCAATGTTGTTGAGAAGAGAGTAGCTGCGGGTACTCCGTGGCCCACTAACTACGACTACAATGGACAGGGCAGGTTAACTATTGACAGAGCAATCCAGAACTCGGTGAATACCATTGCGGTAAAAACATTGGATATGCTTACCCCGCAGGTGGCTTACGACTTTTTGAAAAATAATCTTGGCATTAACTCACTCAATCCTGATCATGATATAGACTACTCTCCGCTTGCGCTGGGTGGTATGAGCGGCGGTATTTCGGTATTGGATATGACAGCGGCATATCAGATATTCGGCAACGGTGGGCTGTATTACGAGCCTCATTCGTATACCAAAGTGGTTGATAACCAAGGCAACGTGCTTTTAGAGGCAAATGATGTGCCCAGACGTGTGATATCGGAAGATACCGCCGAGGTTATGAATAAGCTGCTGCAAAGCGTTGTTTCTGGCGGTACAGGTGCCGCTGCAAGGCTGGGCAACCTGCCTACCATGGGTAAAACAGGTACATCCAGTATGGATAAGGACCAGTGGTTTATTGGCGGAACACCTTATTATGTATCGGCTTTGTGGTTTGGTTACGATAAAGAAAATGCGGGCATTCCGCATTATAATCCGTATCCACCACCGCAAATTTGGAAGCGCGTTATGACCGATGTAAGCAAAGGTCAGCCGAATAAGGCATTTCCTACAAGCGGCAATGTTGTGCAAAAGGCGTATTGTACCGAAACGGGCGACCTTGCAACGCCGTCCTGTCCCAAAACTGCTATGGGTTGGTACAAAGAGAGTTCACTGCCGGGCAACTGTACTCTGCACAGCGGTGCAATCGAATCCGAAGAAATATCTGAGGAAGAAGAATAA
- a CDS encoding polysaccharide biosynthesis protein, whose translation MHSHQRLISLTRIGAFDLIAVALSVWIGFRLKFGFVRTIPEFYLQNQNRYILTAFLILFGIELLLGCGSYLPSFSVADGARLLFAVACTQGVLFLLDRFLKLGIPIEVMIIQALLLVVLLLVIRLSVRLARLGNARLNGLKNRDSMERVLIYGAGEVGRYLCERLISHPKEHMHVVGFVDDNPALRGVKVQHVKVQGTAKDLPKILALTHASQLILAIEHFPREMLSSLIEDCREHHCRLKRFGSIEELANNRLDTAAINDISLEDLLRRDSVKLNQELLREFVTHRCVMITGGAGSIGSELCRQVLAMGARLLVIFDIHENGMYTLDNELREHFDPMRYRLCVGSVRDDDRLDEVMAQFHPDVLFHAAAHKHVPMMELNPKEAIKNNVFGTLRTAHAAMNNGVRRFILISTDKAVNPTNIMGASKRIAELCIQMLDHQSHTQFAAVRFGNVLGSCGSVVPLFKTQIERGGPVTVTHPDMRRYFMTIPEAVQLVLEAGAMAKGGEIFVLDMGEPVKIYDLACDMIRLSGYVPQRDIKIVFTGMRPGEKLFEELRLAEEDTDKTPSDKIYINKPVQTDEETLCEQLNILKKVLQKNGDLKPLFDAVRSMVPTFGQQTEQGSTSKEE comes from the coding sequence TTGCATAGCCATCAAAGGCTGATTTCTTTAACGCGAATCGGTGCTTTTGATTTGATAGCGGTAGCATTATCGGTGTGGATTGGATTCCGCTTGAAGTTCGGATTTGTACGCACCATCCCCGAATTTTATCTGCAAAACCAAAACAGGTACATTCTTACCGCTTTTTTGATTCTGTTTGGTATAGAACTACTGCTGGGCTGCGGCAGCTACCTGCCATCCTTTTCGGTTGCAGACGGTGCTCGTTTGCTGTTTGCCGTAGCTTGCACCCAAGGTGTACTGTTTTTGCTTGACCGCTTTCTCAAACTTGGTATCCCCATTGAGGTTATGATTATTCAGGCACTGCTGCTGGTGGTGCTGTTGCTTGTCATACGTCTTTCGGTAAGGCTTGCACGGCTTGGCAATGCACGTTTGAATGGGTTGAAAAACCGAGATTCTATGGAACGTGTGCTGATTTATGGTGCCGGTGAAGTTGGCAGGTACCTTTGCGAGCGCCTTATCAGCCACCCAAAAGAGCATATGCATGTTGTTGGTTTTGTAGATGACAACCCTGCACTGCGGGGGGTAAAAGTGCAGCATGTAAAAGTGCAGGGCACGGCGAAAGACCTCCCCAAAATCCTCGCTCTCACCCATGCGTCACAGTTGATTCTCGCGATAGAGCACTTTCCAAGAGAAATGCTCTCAAGCTTAATTGAAGATTGCCGAGAGCACCATTGCCGCCTAAAAAGGTTTGGCAGTATTGAAGAGCTTGCCAATAATCGGCTTGACACCGCAGCCATCAACGATATCAGTTTGGAGGATTTGCTCCGGCGTGACAGCGTAAAACTAAACCAAGAGCTGCTGCGCGAATTTGTTACGCACCGCTGTGTTATGATTACAGGCGGCGCGGGTTCTATCGGGTCTGAACTTTGCCGGCAAGTTCTTGCAATGGGGGCAAGGCTTCTTGTTATTTTTGATATTCATGAAAACGGCATGTACACGCTCGACAATGAACTGAGAGAACATTTTGACCCTATGCGCTATCGCCTGTGCGTTGGCTCTGTCCGCGATGACGATCGTCTAGATGAAGTGATGGCACAGTTTCATCCCGATGTTCTGTTTCATGCAGCCGCCCACAAACATGTGCCGATGATGGAGCTTAACCCCAAAGAGGCAATTAAAAACAATGTATTTGGTACTTTACGCACCGCACATGCCGCAATGAACAACGGTGTGCGGCGTTTTATTCTCATTTCAACCGACAAGGCAGTAAACCCCACCAATATCATGGGTGCATCTAAACGCATTGCCGAGCTGTGTATCCAAATGCTGGACCATCAAAGCCATACACAATTTGCGGCGGTACGGTTCGGTAATGTACTGGGTAGCTGCGGCAGTGTGGTACCGCTCTTTAAAACCCAAATAGAACGCGGAGGGCCTGTCACCGTTACGCACCCTGACATGCGCCGTTATTTTATGACAATCCCCGAAGCGGTGCAGTTGGTGTTGGAGGCGGGAGCAATGGCAAAAGGGGGAGAGATTTTTGTATTGGATATGGGTGAACCGGTTAAGATTTACGACCTTGCCTGTGATATGATTCGTCTTTCGGGCTATGTCCCTCAGCGCGACATTAAAATTGTGTTTACCGGTATGCGTCCGGGCGAAAAATTGTTCGAAGAACTGCGCCTTGCAGAAGAGGATACCGACAAAACACCGAGTGACAAAATTTATATCAATAAACCGGTGCAAACAGATGAAGAAACTCTTTGCGAGCAGCTTAACATCTTGAAGAAAGTACTGCAAAAAAATGGAGATTTAAAACCGCTGTTTGATGCGGTTCGTTCAATGGTACCCACATTTGGGCAGCAAACAGAGCAGGGGAGCACATCGAAGGAGGAATAA